A genomic window from Agrobacterium larrymoorei includes:
- the rho gene encoding transcription termination factor Rho — MAEMKLQELKSKSPTDLLTFAESLEVENASTMRKQELMFAILKMLASQDVEIIGEGVVEVLQDGFGFLRSANANYLPGPDDIYISPSQIRRFSLKTGDTVEGPIRGPKEGERYFALLKVNTINFDDPEKIRHKVHFDNLTPLYPNERFKMELDIPTSKDLSARVIDLVAPLGKGQRGLIVAPPRTGKTVLLQNIAHSITANHPECYLIVLLIDERPEEVTDMQRSVKGEVVSSTFDEPAVRHVQVAEMVIEKAKRLVEHGRDVVILLDSITRLGRAYNTVVPSSGKVLTGGVDANALQRPKRFFGAARNIEEGGSLTIIATALIDTGSRMDEVIFEEFKGTGNSEIVLDRKVADKRIFPAMDILKSGTRKEDLLVPRQDLQKIFVLRRILAPMGTTDAIEFLIDKLKQTKNNGDFFDSMNT; from the coding sequence ATGGCTGAAATGAAGCTACAGGAACTCAAAAGCAAATCTCCGACCGATTTGCTGACGTTTGCCGAATCCCTGGAAGTTGAAAATGCGAGCACCATGCGCAAGCAGGAGCTCATGTTCGCAATCCTCAAGATGCTGGCGAGCCAGGATGTCGAGATCATCGGGGAAGGCGTCGTCGAAGTTCTTCAGGACGGTTTCGGCTTCCTGCGCTCCGCCAATGCAAACTATCTGCCCGGTCCGGATGATATCTACATCTCGCCCTCCCAGATCCGCCGCTTCTCACTGAAGACCGGTGATACGGTTGAGGGACCGATCAGAGGACCGAAGGAAGGCGAACGCTATTTCGCCCTCCTGAAGGTCAACACGATCAATTTCGACGATCCGGAGAAAATCCGTCACAAGGTCCACTTCGATAACCTGACGCCGCTCTACCCGAACGAGCGCTTCAAGATGGAACTGGACATTCCGACATCGAAGGATTTGTCAGCGCGCGTCATCGATCTCGTCGCGCCGCTCGGTAAGGGCCAGCGTGGCCTGATCGTCGCTCCTCCGAGAACCGGTAAGACGGTCCTGTTGCAGAACATCGCCCATTCGATCACTGCCAACCATCCGGAATGCTATCTCATCGTCCTGTTGATCGATGAGCGTCCAGAAGAAGTGACCGATATGCAGCGTTCGGTAAAGGGTGAGGTAGTCTCCTCAACCTTCGATGAACCTGCCGTTCGTCACGTTCAGGTTGCCGAGATGGTCATTGAGAAGGCCAAGCGTCTTGTTGAGCACGGCCGCGATGTCGTCATTCTTCTCGACTCGATTACTCGTCTCGGCCGCGCTTACAACACCGTTGTACCGTCTTCCGGTAAGGTTCTGACCGGTGGTGTCGACGCAAACGCTCTACAGCGCCCCAAGCGCTTCTTCGGTGCGGCGCGTAACATCGAAGAGGGTGGTTCGCTTACCATCATCGCCACCGCGCTGATCGATACGGGCAGCCGTATGGATGAAGTCATTTTCGAAGAGTTCAAGGGTACGGGTAACTCTGAAATTGTGCTTGATCGCAAGGTTGCCGACAAGCGCATCTTCCCGGCCATGGACATTCTCAAATCCGGTACGCGTAAGGAAGACCTGCTTGTGCCCCGTCAGGATCTGCAAAAGATCTTTGTCCTTCGCCGCATCCTGGCCCCGATGGGAACGACCGATGCGATCGAGTTCCTCATCGACAAGCTCAAGCAGACGAAGAACAATGGCGACTTCTTCGATTCGATGAACACCTGA
- the hemJ gene encoding protoporphyrinogen oxidase HemJ yields MSEETQTSAKAGRKTHLRAAAALVVFIGFIALILHIDPADAYLWIKALHIIAVISWMAGLLYLPRLFIYHTDAPVGSVQSETFKVMEQRLIRLIMNPAMMVSWMLGLYLAWSVYGFQGGWLHAKIALVIALTATHVYFSRSAKAFGRDDNRRPARHWRLMNEVPTVLMIVIVILVVVKPFG; encoded by the coding sequence ATGAGTGAGGAAACGCAGACGTCTGCCAAGGCTGGGCGGAAGACGCATCTTCGTGCCGCCGCTGCGCTTGTCGTTTTCATCGGGTTTATTGCGCTGATCCTGCATATCGATCCGGCTGACGCCTATCTCTGGATCAAGGCATTGCATATCATCGCGGTGATATCCTGGATGGCGGGGCTGCTGTACCTGCCGAGGTTGTTCATCTACCACACGGATGCCCCTGTCGGCTCGGTGCAGTCGGAAACCTTCAAGGTGATGGAACAGCGTTTGATACGGCTGATTATGAACCCGGCGATGATGGTCAGCTGGATGCTTGGCCTCTATCTCGCATGGTCGGTTTATGGCTTTCAGGGCGGCTGGCTGCATGCCAAGATCGCACTGGTCATCGCGCTGACAGCCACCCATGTGTATTTTAGCCGCAGCGCAAAAGCTTTCGGTCGGGATGATAACAGACGCCCTGCCCGTCACTGGCGGTTGATGAATGAGGTGCCTACGGTCCTCATGATCGTGATAGTCATACTTGTGGTTGTGAAACCGTTCGGATAA
- the hemE gene encoding uroporphyrinogen decarboxylase: protein MTERTVMRVLGGETVSPPPIWLMRQAGRYLPEYKETRKIAGSFLDLCYNPDLATEVTLQPIRRFGLDAAILFSDILVIPDALKRNVSFSEGKGPQMDPISAPEIDALDPSGVIAHLDPVFRAVQKLRAELPQQTTLLGFCGAPWTVATYMIAGHGTPDQAPARLFGYQHPQAMEKLLALLAEMSADYLVAQLDAGADAVQIFDSWAGVLGEKEFDEYAVKPVARIIRSVRARRPNARIIAFAKGAGILLKDYRQKTGADAIGLDWSVPLSFARDLQKDGPVQGNLDPMLMIAGGKPLGDGIDAILQSLGQGPLIFNLGHGITPQADPENVTRLVAHVRSQGASR, encoded by the coding sequence ATGACCGAACGGACTGTTATGAGGGTCTTGGGTGGGGAAACGGTAAGCCCTCCTCCGATCTGGCTTATGAGACAAGCCGGTCGATACCTTCCGGAGTACAAGGAAACACGGAAGATCGCGGGAAGTTTCCTGGATCTCTGTTACAATCCGGATTTGGCGACAGAGGTAACGCTTCAGCCCATCCGTCGTTTCGGTCTGGATGCCGCAATTCTGTTCTCCGATATCCTGGTGATCCCGGATGCGCTAAAACGGAATGTCAGTTTTTCCGAGGGTAAAGGTCCACAGATGGACCCGATCAGCGCGCCCGAAATCGATGCTCTCGACCCGTCCGGTGTCATTGCCCATCTCGATCCGGTGTTCCGCGCTGTTCAAAAACTGCGGGCCGAACTGCCCCAGCAAACGACGCTGCTCGGTTTCTGTGGCGCCCCCTGGACGGTCGCGACCTACATGATTGCCGGCCACGGCACGCCCGATCAGGCGCCTGCCCGCCTCTTTGGCTATCAGCATCCACAGGCGATGGAAAAGCTCTTGGCGCTCCTGGCGGAGATGTCGGCGGATTATCTGGTGGCGCAGCTCGATGCGGGTGCGGATGCCGTGCAGATTTTCGATTCCTGGGCGGGTGTGCTGGGTGAGAAGGAGTTTGACGAGTATGCGGTGAAACCGGTCGCCCGGATCATCCGATCGGTGCGGGCGCGCAGGCCGAATGCCAGGATCATCGCCTTTGCCAAGGGTGCCGGCATTCTGCTGAAGGACTATCGCCAGAAGACCGGTGCCGACGCGATCGGTCTCGATTGGAGCGTTCCGTTGTCCTTTGCGCGTGATCTCCAGAAAGACGGCCCGGTCCAGGGCAATCTCGATCCCATGCTGATGATTGCCGGTGGCAAGCCTCTGGGCGATGGCATCGACGCAATCCTGCAATCTCTTGGACAGGGACCTTTGATCTTCAACCTAGGCCACGGCATCACGCCCCAAGCCGATCCTGAGAACGTCACGCGACTGGTGGCGCATGTCCGTTCTCAAGGAGCCTCCAGATGA
- a CDS encoding pyruvate, water dikinase regulatory protein, with amino-acid sequence MENKKNFFHLHLISDSTGETLMSAGRAVTAQFHASMPIEHVYPMIRNQKQLQTVVEEIDRQPGIVLYTIVDQQLSSFLEIQCHALGVPCVNVLEPIIGIFQTYLGATSRRRVGAQHALNADYFARIEALNFAMDHDDGQMPEHYDEADVVIIGISRTSKTPTSIYLANRGIKTANIPVVPNVPLPESIYKATKPLIVGLVATSDRISQIRENRELGATGGFDRGQYIDRATIMEELKYARALCARNNWPLIDVTRRSIEETAAAILALRQRTR; translated from the coding sequence GTGGAGAACAAAAAAAACTTCTTCCATCTACACCTGATATCGGACTCAACCGGAGAGACTCTGATGTCTGCCGGCCGAGCGGTCACGGCGCAGTTTCACGCATCCATGCCGATCGAACATGTCTATCCGATGATCCGCAATCAAAAGCAGTTGCAGACAGTGGTGGAGGAGATCGATCGCCAGCCCGGGATCGTGCTTTACACCATCGTCGATCAGCAGCTGTCCTCTTTCCTCGAGATCCAGTGCCACGCGCTTGGCGTGCCATGCGTGAACGTGCTGGAGCCGATCATCGGCATCTTTCAGACCTATCTTGGCGCGACCTCGCGACGGCGGGTCGGGGCACAACATGCCTTGAACGCGGATTATTTCGCCCGGATCGAAGCGCTGAATTTCGCCATGGATCATGATGATGGGCAGATGCCGGAACATTACGATGAGGCGGACGTCGTCATAATCGGGATCAGCCGCACCTCGAAAACGCCGACGAGCATCTATCTGGCAAATCGCGGCATCAAAACCGCGAATATTCCAGTCGTTCCGAACGTGCCGTTGCCCGAGAGTATCTACAAGGCGACCAAGCCTCTGATTGTCGGGCTGGTCGCGACGTCCGATCGGATATCTCAGATCCGCGAGAACCGCGAACTCGGCGCCACGGGTGGTTTCGACAGGGGACAATATATCGACCGGGCGACAATCATGGAGGAGCTGAAATATGCGCGCGCGCTCTGCGCCCGCAACAACTGGCCCCTGATCGACGTGACGCGGCGTTCGATCGAAGAGACGGCTGCTGCTATCCTTGCCCTGCGTCAACGGACACGCTAA
- a CDS encoding Maf-like protein yields the protein MTSELILASASASRQMLMRNAGLTFSSIPADIDERAIDARLEADGAAPETIALELAKAKAVAVSLLHPDAFVIGSDQTMSLGSRIYHKAKDMREAHANLLSLSGKTHLLNCGVALAKDGEVQWQAVSIARMTVRELSSEYVSRYLERSGSKVLSSVGAYQLEGEGIQLFNDIEGDYFTILGLPLLPLLTQLRELGVIDG from the coding sequence ATGACGTCCGAACTGATCCTTGCATCTGCCAGTGCCTCGCGCCAGATGCTGATGCGCAACGCTGGTCTTACGTTTTCAAGCATTCCAGCGGATATCGATGAGCGCGCGATTGATGCCAGGCTCGAAGCGGATGGGGCAGCGCCCGAGACTATTGCACTGGAGCTCGCCAAGGCCAAGGCAGTTGCCGTGAGCCTTCTCCACCCGGATGCCTTCGTCATCGGTTCGGACCAGACCATGTCGCTTGGCAGCAGGATTTATCACAAGGCGAAGGATATGAGGGAGGCCCATGCAAATCTCCTATCCCTATCCGGTAAAACGCACCTGTTGAATTGCGGCGTCGCACTGGCAAAGGACGGGGAGGTGCAATGGCAAGCCGTCAGTATTGCAAGAATGACGGTCCGCGAACTCTCATCCGAATACGTCTCTCGTTATCTCGAACGATCCGGCTCAAAGGTTCTTTCCAGCGTCGGCGCCTATCAATTGGAGGGAGAGGGAATCCAGCTATTCAATGATATTGAAGGCGATTACTTCACCATTCTCGGGCTCCCGCTTCTTCCTCTTTTGACGCAATTGCGGGAGCTTGGAGTGATTGATGGCTGA
- a CDS encoding shikimate dehydrogenase, whose amino-acid sequence MADSRETLTKKAFVTGYPIKHSRSPLIHNFWLNHFQIDGLYEAVEKSPEDFTSFLGSLKQKDAPYVGGNVTIPHKESAYRLADKPDELAEELGAANTIWIEDGVLHASNTDGFGFVANLDDKQPGWEKTDKALVLGAGGASRAVIQALRNRGISEIHVVNRTVERAQELADRFGSNVYAHSLDALAEVLKGCGLFVNTTSLGMDGAEAPFIDFSPLSKNAVVTDIVYVPLQTPIMAMAEQQGFVTVDGLGMLLHQARPGFEKWFGQRPDVTPALRAMIVADMDRHA is encoded by the coding sequence ATGGCTGATTCACGTGAAACATTAACCAAGAAAGCCTTCGTAACCGGCTATCCGATCAAGCATTCCCGCTCCCCTTTGATCCATAATTTTTGGCTGAACCATTTTCAGATCGATGGTCTTTATGAGGCGGTGGAAAAATCGCCCGAAGATTTTACGTCATTCCTTGGCTCTTTGAAGCAAAAGGATGCACCCTATGTCGGCGGAAATGTCACTATTCCCCACAAGGAATCCGCCTACCGATTGGCGGACAAGCCTGATGAACTGGCTGAAGAGCTTGGTGCGGCCAATACGATCTGGATTGAAGACGGCGTGCTCCATGCGAGCAATACGGACGGTTTTGGCTTTGTCGCCAATCTCGATGATAAGCAGCCTGGCTGGGAGAAGACCGACAAAGCACTGGTGCTTGGGGCAGGGGGCGCCAGCCGTGCCGTCATCCAGGCCCTTCGCAATCGTGGCATCTCGGAAATCCACGTCGTCAATCGTACCGTGGAACGGGCGCAGGAACTTGCCGACCGGTTCGGTTCAAATGTCTACGCGCATTCATTGGACGCCCTCGCCGAGGTCTTGAAAGGCTGCGGGCTTTTCGTCAACACCACCTCGCTTGGCATGGATGGTGCCGAGGCGCCCTTCATCGACTTTTCACCTCTGTCGAAGAACGCAGTCGTGACGGATATCGTCTATGTGCCATTGCAAACGCCGATCATGGCGATGGCGGAACAGCAGGGTTTTGTGACAGTCGATGGTCTTGGAATGCTGCTTCATCAGGCCCGACCTGGCTTTGAAAAGTGGTTTGGGCAAAGACCGGATGTCACCCCGGCACTTCGCGCGATGATCGTTGCAGATATGGATCGGCACGCATGA
- the coaE gene encoding dephospho-CoA kinase (Dephospho-CoA kinase (CoaE) performs the final step in coenzyme A biosynthesis.): protein MIVIGLTGSIGMGKSTTARLFAEEGVPVCDSDALVHELYQTDAVAPIAAVFPETVREGKVDRAILSQMLRENPAQFSVLENIVHPLVRARQDAFILEQRAKGMAVALLDIPLLFETKAETRVDVVVVVSCAPDIQRERVLSRPGMTEAKFAMILARQMPDADKRRKADFVIDTGRGIEDAKAQVRSVLQALSQR from the coding sequence ATGATCGTCATCGGCCTGACCGGCTCCATTGGTATGGGAAAGAGCACAACCGCCAGACTTTTTGCCGAAGAAGGTGTGCCGGTTTGTGACTCCGATGCACTGGTACATGAGCTTTACCAGACGGACGCCGTCGCGCCGATTGCTGCCGTCTTCCCGGAGACTGTGAGGGAAGGGAAGGTAGACCGTGCGATCTTAAGCCAGATGCTGCGTGAGAATCCGGCTCAGTTTTCCGTTCTGGAAAACATAGTTCACCCGCTCGTCCGCGCCAGACAGGATGCTTTCATCTTGGAGCAAAGAGCCAAGGGTATGGCAGTGGCACTTCTCGACATCCCGCTGCTATTCGAGACGAAGGCCGAGACGCGCGTGGATGTTGTCGTGGTTGTCAGCTGTGCGCCCGATATTCAGAGGGAGCGTGTCTTATCGCGCCCAGGCATGACGGAAGCGAAGTTTGCTATGATCCTGGCCCGGCAAATGCCGGATGCGGACAAGCGCAGGAAAGCCGATTTCGTCATCGATACGGGACGTGGTATTGAGGACGCAAAAGCCCAGGTCCGCTCCGTGCTTCAGGCGCTTTCGCAGCGGTAG
- the dnaQ gene encoding DNA polymerase III subunit epsilon, with product MREIIFDTETTGLESKFDRIIEIGGIELVNHFPTGRSIHIYINPEDRKVHPDALAVHGITDEFLQDKPKFADVVGQIREFFDGARWVAHNATFDMGFINAEFARLGIEPVSPEWVTDTLALARRKHPMGPNSLDALCRRYGVDNSRRDKHGALLDSELLAEVYIEMIGGRQTALGFGSAAKTQVAMHEDEQPVAPLQRERPLPPRLDVQALAAHEKLVQSMGDKAIWNKYRQSS from the coding sequence ATGCGCGAAATTATTTTCGATACGGAAACCACAGGCTTGGAGTCCAAGTTCGACCGCATCATTGAAATTGGCGGGATTGAGCTCGTCAATCATTTTCCAACTGGCAGATCGATCCACATCTACATCAATCCGGAAGATCGTAAGGTGCATCCGGATGCGCTCGCGGTGCATGGGATCACCGATGAGTTTCTCCAGGACAAGCCGAAATTTGCCGATGTTGTCGGCCAGATTCGCGAATTTTTCGATGGCGCCCGTTGGGTGGCGCACAATGCCACCTTCGATATGGGTTTCATCAACGCGGAATTTGCCCGCTTGGGTATTGAGCCCGTGTCGCCGGAATGGGTGACGGATACGCTGGCGCTGGCGCGACGGAAGCATCCTATGGGTCCGAATTCCCTCGATGCGCTTTGCCGTCGATATGGCGTCGACAATTCGCGTCGTGACAAGCACGGCGCATTGCTCGACTCCGAACTTTTGGCGGAAGTTTACATCGAGATGATCGGTGGTCGTCAGACGGCGCTGGGTTTTGGTTCGGCGGCGAAAACGCAAGTCGCCATGCATGAGGACGAACAGCCTGTGGCACCGCTACAGCGTGAGCGGCCACTCCCACCGCGACTTGATGTGCAGGCACTGGCGGCCCATGAGAAGCTTGTTCAGTCCATGGGCGACAAGGCGATCTGGAACAAATACCGCCAGTCATCCTGA
- the secB gene encoding protein-export chaperone SecB, translated as MTTENGAQNGAAPSLNILTQYTKDLSFENPGAPRSLQARDGAPSININVNVNANPISGSDFDVVLTLNAEAKDGDKVLFVAELTYGGVFRITGFPQEHMLPVLFIECPRLLFPFARQIIADVTRNGGFPPLMIDPIDFAQMFAQRVAEEQARSQVQAVPN; from the coding sequence ATGACCACTGAAAATGGTGCACAGAACGGCGCGGCGCCGTCTCTCAATATTCTGACCCAGTACACGAAGGATCTTTCATTCGAAAATCCGGGTGCACCGCGTTCGCTTCAGGCTCGTGATGGCGCGCCTTCGATCAACATCAATGTCAACGTCAATGCAAACCCGATTTCCGGTTCGGATTTCGATGTTGTCTTGACGCTGAACGCCGAAGCCAAGGATGGCGACAAGGTTCTGTTCGTGGCCGAACTGACCTATGGCGGCGTCTTCCGCATCACCGGCTTCCCGCAGGAGCACATGCTGCCGGTCCTCTTTATCGAGTGCCCGCGCCTGCTCTTCCCCTTCGCCCGTCAGATCATTGCAGACGTGACACGCAATGGCGGCTTCCCGCCACTGATGATCGACCCTATCGATTTCGCGCAGATGTTTGCTCAGCGCGTCGCTGAAGAACAGGCCCGCTCTCAGGTCCAAGCCGTTCCGAACTGA
- a CDS encoding FxsA family protein yields MRFSLLPVIVLLMPILEIAGFIVVGKAIGLWPTLALIVLTSMLGLIILRNGGLGMVRNLQNAGRTGDQPAEALVSDGMRVIAGILLFVPGFITDVIGLLLLVPAVRRFFWKAFWPNIIVTDFARGGFRSNPRGPESSKVVDLDDEDFHREGPNNSPWSPDRNDRDLPRH; encoded by the coding sequence ATGCGTTTCTCACTGCTGCCGGTCATCGTCCTGCTGATGCCCATTCTGGAAATCGCCGGCTTCATCGTCGTCGGAAAGGCAATCGGTCTGTGGCCAACCCTTGCGCTGATCGTGCTCACCTCGATGCTGGGCCTGATCATCCTGCGCAATGGCGGGCTTGGCATGGTGCGTAATCTGCAAAATGCAGGCCGCACCGGCGACCAGCCGGCAGAGGCGCTTGTCAGCGACGGTATGCGCGTGATCGCGGGTATTCTGCTCTTCGTTCCCGGCTTCATCACCGATGTCATAGGGCTTCTTCTGCTCGTCCCGGCGGTGCGGAGGTTTTTCTGGAAGGCGTTCTGGCCGAACATCATCGTCACGGATTTTGCCCGCGGAGGCTTCCGCAGCAACCCACGTGGTCCGGAATCATCGAAAGTGGTCGATCTGGATGATGAGGATTTTCATAGAGAAGGCCCAAACAATTCACCCTGGTCACCGGATCGCAACGACCGCGATCTGCCGAGACACTAA
- a CDS encoding Tim44/TimA family putative adaptor protein — protein MGSSDFITLFFLVAAVLIFFQLRSVLGRRTGNEKPPFDPFSAREAAKAPVDDNKVVTLPKRGETEENRFAAVDAVAAPGSALNDSLRQLVESDPSFQPKEFLNGARMAYEMIVMAFADGDRNSLKNLLSKEVYEGFDAAISDREKRGEVVKSTFVGIETIDITQAAVRGSEEQITLRIISQLISATYDKDGKLVDGDPENVSEVDDIWTFSRDIRSRDPNWKLIATESEA, from the coding sequence ATGGGCTCAAGCGACTTCATAACATTGTTTTTCCTTGTGGCGGCGGTGCTGATCTTTTTCCAGCTGCGCAGTGTGCTTGGCCGCCGCACCGGCAACGAGAAGCCGCCATTTGATCCTTTCAGCGCCCGTGAAGCTGCAAAAGCGCCGGTTGACGATAACAAGGTCGTTACCTTGCCGAAGCGTGGCGAGACCGAGGAAAATCGTTTTGCCGCTGTGGATGCGGTGGCGGCTCCCGGTTCTGCTCTGAACGACTCCTTGCGTCAGCTGGTCGAGAGCGATCCGTCCTTCCAGCCCAAGGAATTTCTCAACGGTGCCCGCATGGCCTATGAGATGATCGTCATGGCGTTTGCCGATGGCGACCGCAACAGCTTGAAGAATCTCCTGTCCAAGGAAGTTTATGAGGGTTTCGATGCGGCAATCTCCGACCGCGAAAAGCGCGGCGAAGTGGTGAAGTCCACCTTCGTCGGCATCGAGACGATCGATATCACCCAGGCTGCGGTGCGTGGTTCAGAAGAGCAGATCACATTGCGCATTATCAGCCAGTTGATATCCGCCACCTACGACAAGGACGGCAAGCTGGTGGATGGAGACCCTGAAAACGTATCCGAAGTAGACGATATCTGGACCTTCTCCCGTGATATCCGTTCGCGCGATCCGAACTGGAAACTGATCGCAACCGAATCCGAAGCATGA
- the mltA gene encoding murein transglycosylase A — MSTDADFHLTQVSFDELEGWGQDDPSALFAAMGDILNYLTKGKPYRTASLGLTAEDLTALLEKAKTANIGGPDQARAFFEEHCVPFRITLPDDKRGFVTAFYEPELEVSAIRDNVWKYPIYNRPADLIDLDDGNRPSHIDPYYAFALEKDGQISEYPDRRQIDQGYLESRGLEIAFAKSKVDLFFVHVQGAARLRFTDGSLKRITYSAKTGHRFSPIGRLLLDRGELDPATISMQTIRQWLADHPDQVDEVLWHNRSYIFFREAAVDGLDLGPIAAAKVPLVAGRSLAVDRLIHTFGFPFFIQSPSLTHLDGGKPFARLMLALDTGSAIVGPARGDIFTGSGDGAGELAGTVRNQADFTILIPKEAAKRYS, encoded by the coding sequence ATGAGCACGGACGCTGATTTTCACCTGACACAGGTGTCATTTGATGAGCTGGAGGGCTGGGGGCAGGATGATCCCTCAGCCCTTTTTGCCGCTATGGGCGATATTCTGAACTATCTTACCAAGGGCAAACCCTATCGCACTGCGAGCTTAGGCCTCACAGCCGAGGACCTAACCGCGCTGCTGGAAAAGGCAAAGACTGCAAATATTGGCGGTCCCGATCAGGCACGTGCCTTCTTCGAGGAACACTGCGTTCCCTTCCGGATCACTTTGCCGGATGACAAGCGCGGCTTCGTTACCGCTTTCTACGAGCCGGAACTTGAGGTCTCGGCCATACGAGACAATGTCTGGAAATATCCGATCTACAATCGGCCGGCCGATCTGATCGATCTCGATGACGGAAACCGCCCCTCCCATATCGATCCCTATTACGCTTTTGCCTTGGAGAAGGACGGTCAAATTTCCGAATATCCGGATCGTCGGCAGATCGATCAGGGCTATCTTGAGAGCAGGGGTCTCGAAATCGCCTTTGCGAAATCCAAGGTCGATCTGTTCTTCGTCCATGTTCAGGGCGCTGCAAGGCTCAGATTTACGGATGGGTCACTGAAACGCATTACCTATTCTGCAAAGACTGGGCACCGCTTTTCGCCGATCGGTCGCCTCTTGCTGGATCGCGGAGAATTGGATCCAGCGACCATCTCGATGCAGACGATCCGTCAGTGGCTTGCCGATCATCCCGACCAGGTGGATGAAGTGCTCTGGCACAATCGATCCTACATTTTCTTCCGTGAGGCAGCAGTCGACGGGCTCGATCTCGGGCCGATCGCCGCGGCCAAGGTGCCGCTGGTTGCAGGGCGATCTCTCGCCGTAGACCGCTTGATCCATACCTTTGGTTTTCCGTTCTTCATCCAGTCTCCGAGCCTCACCCATCTGGACGGCGGAAAGCCCTTTGCGCGATTGATGCTGGCGCTCGATACCGGATCTGCCATCGTCGGACCGGCGCGGGGCGATATCTTCACCGGCTCGGGTGACGGAGCAGGGGAGCTTGCAGGCACCGTGCGCAATCAAGCGGATTTCACTATACTCATCCCGAAAGAGGCTGCGAAAAGGTATTCCTGA
- a CDS encoding Smr/MutS family protein: MKGGRKLGKEERVLWGKVARTARPMSGRMEELLTFEDVEAEPAPAQPVAPTKSIPPFPRMIIEPVPEPSTPNVKKDRVHHPLEKPVKRKLTRGRLALEARIDLHGMFQSEAHAVLLDFLVRAHERGLRHVLVITGKGRSMGSDGALKRAVPMWFSKPEYRHLISSYEDASMNHGGDGALYVRLARRRGDKT; the protein is encoded by the coding sequence ATGAAGGGTGGGCGCAAACTCGGCAAGGAGGAGCGTGTTCTCTGGGGGAAGGTCGCCCGGACGGCACGACCCATGTCCGGGCGCATGGAAGAGTTGCTGACCTTCGAGGATGTCGAGGCGGAGCCTGCGCCAGCGCAACCCGTCGCGCCCACTAAGTCCATTCCACCGTTTCCGCGCATGATCATAGAGCCGGTTCCCGAGCCTTCCACGCCGAATGTGAAGAAGGACCGGGTCCATCATCCGTTGGAAAAGCCGGTCAAGCGTAAGCTGACCCGCGGTCGCCTGGCGCTTGAGGCGCGCATCGATCTTCACGGCATGTTCCAGAGCGAAGCGCATGCGGTGTTGCTCGATTTCCTCGTGCGTGCGCATGAGCGGGGCTTGCGCCATGTATTGGTGATCACCGGCAAGGGCCGGTCCATGGGCAGCGACGGTGCTTTGAAACGCGCGGTCCCCATGTGGTTTTCCAAACCCGAATACCGCCACCTGATCTCGTCTTACGAGGACGCCTCCATGAACCATGGAGGGGACGGCGCACTTTACGTGCGGCTGGCCCGCAGGCGCGGAGACAAGACGTGA
- a CDS encoding helix-turn-helix domain-containing protein gives MTPFAEAVRRLREQKGVTQKEMALAIGVSPAYLSALEHGKRGTPSFDLLQRIAGYFNIIWDDAEELFRLAGTSHPRVTIDTAGLAPEYTAFANALARDIRKLPPTVIDELSAVLQKGRSCD, from the coding sequence GTGACACCCTTTGCCGAAGCGGTCCGGCGGTTGCGAGAGCAAAAGGGCGTGACGCAAAAAGAGATGGCACTCGCAATCGGCGTCTCGCCTGCCTATCTCTCTGCTCTGGAACACGGGAAACGTGGTACCCCAAGCTTTGATCTGTTGCAGCGCATTGCTGGATACTTCAACATCATCTGGGATGACGCCGAGGAATTGTTCCGCTTGGCGGGTACATCGCATCCCCGTGTCACCATCGATACGGCGGGTCTTGCGCCGGAATATACTGCTTTTGCCAACGCTCTTGCGCGTGATATTCGCAAGCTGCCTCCGACTGTGATAGACGAGTTATCAGCCGTGCTGCAAAAAGGCCGTTCTTGTGACTGA